The proteins below are encoded in one region of Streptomyces cyanogenus:
- a CDS encoding DUF5709 domain-containing protein, translating into MAATPRWQRWREVLSRAFGAVDMGVPDEVECGAIRASLLGPVQAVVVDGGPLRARRTRRLIARSDNTERHLFASDRGLDGAGASAEEAEMHVTPDSESC; encoded by the coding sequence GTGGCGGCCACGCCGCGCTGGCAGCGCTGGCGCGAGGTCCTCTCCCGCGCGTTCGGCGCCGTGGACATGGGCGTGCCCGACGAGGTCGAGTGCGGCGCGATCCGCGCGTCGCTGCTGGGTCCGGTGCAGGCCGTCGTGGTGGACGGCGGTCCGCTGCGGGCCCGGCGCACCCGGCGGCTCATCGCCCGCAGCGACAACACCGAGCGCCACCTGTTCGCCTCAGACCGGGGGCTGGACGGCGCCGGGGCGTCGGCGGAGGAGGCCGAGATGCATGTGACCCCCGACTCCGAGAGCTGCTGA
- a CDS encoding DUF6400 family protein gives MSAQDAALPPEPIDFAVDLTGHEMTRRTHVMAALGTDWDPVEALRGEEEAYDMLYSGLDGEQQRLYDTLVEAGVLPRRGSGRAAP, from the coding sequence ATGTCCGCCCAAGACGCCGCACTTCCCCCCGAGCCGATCGACTTCGCCGTAGACCTCACCGGCCACGAGATGACCCGGCGGACCCACGTCATGGCCGCACTCGGCACCGACTGGGACCCCGTCGAGGCGCTGCGTGGCGAGGAGGAGGCGTACGACATGCTGTACTCGGGCCTCGACGGGGAACAGCAGCGGCTGTACGACACCCTCGTCGAAGCCGGGGTTCTCCCGCGGCGCGGGAGCGGCCGTGCTGCCCCTTGA
- a CDS encoding MFS transporter: MFLVGLDTTIVNVGLPSIGRGLGVGTRGLEWTVDAYTIVLAGLLISSGALADRFGRRRVFQWGLTVFGVASLACALAPSVGALVAARAVQGIGASMLSPVALAIVVNAMPDPRERAQAIGVWASVFGLSMAAGPVTGGALVAGLGWRSLFWINAPVIVAALVLSAVFVPESRARQTRRPDVPGQLLLTVTIGMWVGVLIEGPRIGWTSPAALVAYAVAAAATAGFGWLELRRDEPLMDPRLFRGPVFSGAVLGAVAVFVALNAALLLNTLYLQHTRGFSPLAAGTATLPMAVGATVCAPWSGRLVGRRGPRLPLLLAGGFLTAGGLCLAGLGRDTSLSLLLFAYLLIGIGFGFANAPITNTAVGGLPPARAGVAGAITSTARQVGAALGIALAGGLVADTGPAGLAHASRPGWLLVAGCGLVVLLVARTAGHTPRARVPDTASVAGAR, translated from the coding sequence ATGTTCCTGGTCGGCCTGGACACCACCATCGTGAACGTCGGCCTGCCCTCGATCGGGCGCGGCCTGGGGGTGGGGACACGCGGCCTCGAATGGACCGTGGACGCCTACACCATCGTCCTGGCGGGTCTGCTGATCTCCTCCGGCGCGCTGGCGGACCGCTTCGGGCGCCGGCGGGTGTTCCAGTGGGGGCTGACCGTCTTCGGGGTGGCCTCGCTGGCCTGCGCTCTGGCCCCGTCGGTGGGCGCGCTGGTCGCGGCCCGCGCGGTGCAGGGAATCGGCGCCTCCATGCTCAGTCCGGTCGCCCTCGCGATCGTGGTGAACGCGATGCCGGATCCGCGGGAGCGGGCGCAGGCGATCGGCGTGTGGGCCTCGGTGTTCGGGCTCAGCATGGCGGCGGGGCCGGTCACCGGCGGCGCCCTCGTCGCGGGACTCGGCTGGCGGTCGCTGTTCTGGATCAACGCCCCGGTCATCGTGGCCGCCCTCGTGCTGAGCGCGGTGTTCGTGCCCGAGTCCCGGGCACGGCAGACGCGGCGACCCGACGTTCCCGGGCAGCTGCTGCTGACCGTGACGATCGGGATGTGGGTCGGTGTCCTCATCGAAGGGCCGCGCATCGGCTGGACGTCACCGGCGGCGCTGGTCGCCTACGCGGTCGCCGCCGCGGCCACGGCGGGGTTCGGGTGGCTGGAACTGCGCCGGGACGAGCCGCTCATGGACCCCCGGCTCTTCCGCGGCCCGGTGTTCAGCGGCGCGGTCCTCGGCGCCGTGGCCGTGTTCGTCGCCCTGAACGCGGCGCTGCTGCTCAACACCCTCTACCTGCAGCACACCAGGGGATTCAGCCCCCTGGCCGCCGGGACGGCGACCCTGCCGATGGCGGTCGGCGCGACCGTCTGCGCCCCGTGGTCGGGCCGGCTGGTCGGCCGGCGCGGCCCGCGGCTGCCGTTGCTCCTGGCGGGCGGCTTCCTCACCGCAGGCGGCCTGTGTCTGGCCGGGCTCGGCCGGGACACCAGCCTCTCGCTGCTGCTGTTCGCCTACCTGCTCATCGGCATCGGGTTCGGCTTCGCCAACGCGCCGATCACCAACACCGCGGTGGGCGGGCTGCCGCCCGCCCGGGCCGGCGTGGCGGGTGCGATCACGTCCACCGCACGCCAGGTCGGCGCGGCCCTCGGTATCGCCCTCGCCGGCGGTCTGGTCGCGGACACCGGCCCGGCCGGACTCGCCCACGCCTCCCGCCCGGGCTGGCTCCTGGTGGCCGGCTGCGGACTCGTCGTACTCCTCGTGGCCCGCACGGCAGGGCACACGCCACGGGCCCGGGTCCCGGACACGGCGTCCGTGGCGGGGGCACGCTGA
- a CDS encoding 4Fe-4S domain-containing protein has product MDGWYVDDRCTNCDVARQFAPELIGEADGKSRILRPPADEAENRRLHAAVFACPTRSIRPVTGRADQSLDPFPLALDDGVLICGHNSPHTAGANSYLLLRPSRTSMMIDTPRWSRDLAERYTAAGPVTDVLLTHRDHAAHGRRYADHFGARLWIHEDDLDAAPDADQVIRGLEPLEIAEGVTVHPLPGHTRGSVLYLADDRYCFSGDSFFWSRTTSDLEVAESVTWYSIEELAASLARTAGRLRFEWVLPGHGDRRRLPADEMARRLDALAERTRLLRPRPIDFTGVRW; this is encoded by the coding sequence GTGGACGGATGGTACGTGGACGACCGCTGCACGAACTGCGATGTGGCCCGGCAGTTCGCACCCGAACTGATCGGCGAGGCCGACGGGAAGTCGCGCATCCTGCGCCCGCCGGCCGACGAGGCGGAGAACCGGCGCTTGCACGCGGCCGTCTTCGCCTGCCCCACCCGCTCGATCCGGCCGGTGACCGGCCGGGCGGACCAGTCGCTCGACCCGTTCCCGCTGGCCCTGGACGACGGCGTACTGATCTGCGGGCACAACTCGCCCCACACCGCCGGCGCCAACTCCTACCTGCTGCTGCGCCCCTCCCGCACCAGCATGATGATCGACACCCCCCGCTGGAGCCGCGACCTGGCCGAGCGCTACACGGCCGCGGGCCCCGTCACCGACGTGCTGCTCACCCACCGCGACCACGCCGCACACGGCCGCCGCTACGCCGACCACTTCGGCGCCCGGCTGTGGATCCACGAGGACGACCTGGACGCCGCCCCGGACGCCGACCAGGTGATCCGCGGGCTCGAACCACTGGAGATCGCCGAAGGCGTCACCGTCCACCCCCTGCCCGGGCACACCCGGGGCAGCGTCCTCTATCTCGCCGACGACCGGTACTGCTTCAGTGGCGACAGCTTCTTCTGGTCGCGTACGACCAGTGATCTGGAAGTCGCCGAGAGCGTGACCTGGTACTCCATCGAGGAACTCGCCGCGTCCCTGGCCAGGACGGCAGGGCGGCTGCGGTTCGAGTGGGTCCTGCCGGGCCACGGGGACCGGCGCCGCCTGCCGGCCGACGAGATGGCTCGGCGCCTGGACGCCCTGGCGGAGCGCACCCGACTGCTGCGCCCGCGCCCGATCGACTTCACCGGGGTGCGCTGGTGA
- a CDS encoding ATP-binding protein: MATEPDVAVLVGLQASGKTSFYAQCLSDRYALVSKDLFPRAARNKQRRQMRLLAEHLTAGRAVAVDNTNPSPQEWGPLVEAAHAHGATVTAYWFPPDAAASLRRNAGREGRDRVPDVGVLATLKRLRMPTAADGFDAVHEVRFDGRGGFEVRP; encoded by the coding sequence ATGGCGACAGAACCGGACGTGGCGGTGCTGGTCGGGCTGCAGGCCTCCGGGAAGACCTCCTTCTACGCGCAGTGCCTGTCCGACCGGTACGCGCTGGTCAGCAAGGACCTGTTCCCCCGCGCTGCCCGGAACAAGCAGCGCCGGCAGATGCGGCTGCTGGCGGAGCATCTGACGGCCGGACGGGCCGTGGCCGTCGACAACACCAACCCGTCGCCGCAGGAGTGGGGCCCGCTGGTGGAGGCGGCCCACGCCCATGGCGCGACCGTGACGGCCTACTGGTTCCCGCCCGACGCGGCGGCTTCCCTCCGGCGCAACGCCGGACGCGAGGGCCGCGACCGGGTCCCCGACGTCGGCGTCCTGGCCACCCTGAAGCGGCTGCGCATGCCGACGGCGGCGGACGGGTTCGACGCGGTGCACGAGGTGCGGTTCGACGGGCGGGGCGGCTTCGAGGTACGGCCCTGA